CGACGGCGTTCGTGACGACCTCGCTGGCCAGCAGCAGCGCGGCCTCGACCGTGTCCTCGAGGAGCTCCGAGGAGGCCACCCAGGGCGCGCACCACTCGCTGATGAGCCAGCGGGCGACGCCCACGGAGCGCGGGCTGGGCGGGAGGACCACGTGGAACAACGGTCCTCGACCTCCCCCGACTGCGAGCCCGCCGCCGCGGCCCGTCCACGGCGTGCACCATCACGCGTGTGAGCACAGTCATCAACGCGTGACTCACAGTCAATCACCCGGGTCGCCGCTTGTCCGCACGCAGGCGGATTCCGGTACCGGCACCTCCAGCCCCACCGGTCACACCGGGAGGGGCACCCCGACCACCTCGAGCGCGGTCACGACGGCCAGGACGGCGCACACGACGCCGCCGATCCGGCTCACGGTCGCCACGCTCAGCCGGCGCACGATGGTGCTCCCGAGCGCCGCCGCCAGGCCGGCCACCACGAGCAACGCGGCCCACGACCCGACGAAGACCGAGACCGGGTCGTCGTAGCGCGCGGCCAGGCCCGCCGTGAAGAGCTGCGACAGGTCGCCCCACTCGGCGAGGAAGATCACGCCGAAGCACGTGAGGACCCCGCGCCACCCCGACCGGCCGGCCCCGACCTTGGCCTCGTACTCGCTCCGGGCCTCCTGCCCGGCCTGCTTCGCCTTCGCCGCGCCCCGGAACAGCGTCACCGCACCCACGGCGAAGAGGACGGCGGCCACGGCGGCGACGGGACGCTCGGGCAGCTGGGCCAGCAGCCGCCCGGCGACGACGGCGATGAGGCACTGCACGGCGAACGCCAGCCCGACCCCCACCCAGGCCGTGAGCGGCCTGAAGCGGGTGGCCAGGACGAGCGTCGCGACGAACGTCTTGTCGGGCAGTTCCAGCAGCAGGATCGGCAGGAAGCTGGCGGCGAGGACGGCGAGGTCCACGGTGGGTGCGGCTCCTTCACGACGGGAACGGGACGGGGGCGCGTCGGTGGGCCGCGGGCCATGCCAGCACACGGGGGGTGGGCCGCGACAGCTCCAGGACTCGCGTTCGGCGGGCCGAACAACTGGTTCGCCTGCACCGGGTGCACCAGACTGGCGGCGTGCCGGAGCTCCCCGAGGTCGAAGCGCTCGCCGCCTTCCTGCGCGAGCGCATGACAGGACGCGTCGTGGCGAAGGTCGAGGTCGGCGCGATCAACGTCCTCAAGACCTACGACCCGCCGCCGACCGCGCTGCAGGGTCTGCTCGTCACGGGGGTGGACCGGCACGGCAAGTGGCTCGACGTCGACGTCGACGGGCTGCACCTGGCGATCCACCTGTCCCGGGCGGGGTGGTTGCGCTGGTCGGACGCCCTGCCGAAGACGCCGCTGCGGCCGAGCGGGAAGAACCCCGTCGCGCTGCGGGTGCGCTTGGCGCCCGAGGACGACGAGGACCCGGACAGCCCGCCCGGGTTCGACCTCACCGAGGCCGGCACCCAGAAGCGCCTCGCCGTGCACGTCGTCAAGGACGTCGCGCAGGTCCCCGGGATCGCCTCGCTCGGCCCGGACCCGCTCGACGACTCCTTCGACCTCGACGCGTTCCGCGCGTTGCTCAGCGGTTCGCGCCAGCAGGTCAAGGGGCTGCTGCGCGAGCAGTCGGTGCTGGCGGGCGTCGGGAACGCCTACTCCGACGAGGTGCTGCACGTCGCGAAGCTGTCGCCGTACGCGTCGGCCGGCAAGTTGCCCGCCGCGGACGTCGAACGGCTCTACGAGGCGTTGCGGACGACCCTGAGGGACGCCGTCGCGGCCGCCAGCGGCAAACCCGCCAAGGAGCTCAAGGACGCCAAGCGTGCGGGGATGCGCGTGCACGGGCGCACCGGTCAGCCGTGCCCCGTCTGCGGTGACGTCGTGCGCGAGGTCTCGTTCGCGGACCGTTCGATGCAGTACTGCGCCACGTGCCAGACGGGCGGGAAACCCCTCGCGGACCGCCGGTTGTCGCGCCTGCTGAAGTGAACTCACCCGGAACCTGCTGTGCACCCCCTTGGCGGGGAGGTGCCGGGAGGAGTTCACTGCGCCCGTGAACGAGATCAGCGCCGACCTCCGTCCCTCCCGCCGCACCGTCCTGTCCGCGACCGCCGTCCTCGGCGGCCTCGCCTCGGTGCCCCTCACCGCCGGACCGTCCTCGGCCGCCGCGACGCACCGGCCGGGCCACGGCTGGCCCTCGCCCTTCGTCGTGGGACACCGCGGCGCGTCGGCCTACCGGCCCGAGCACACCGTCGCCTCGTGGGAACTCGCAGCCCGCCTCGGCGCGGACGTCGTCGAACCCGACCTGGTGCCCACGAAGGACGGGGTCCTCGTCTGCCGGCACGAGCCGGAGATCTCCGGGACGACGGACGTCGCCGACCACCCCGAGTTCGCCGACCGCCGCACGACGAAGACCATCGACGGCGTCGAGTACACGGGGTGGTTCACCCCCGACTTCACGTTGGCGGAACTGCGCACGCTGCGGGCGGTCGAACGTCTCCCGGAACTGCGCCAGCACAACACCGTCTACGACGGGCTCTGGTGCGTCCCGACGTTCGAGGAGGCGCTCGACACCCGGCAGCGGCTGTCGCGCGAGCTCGGCCGGACGATCGGGATCATCCCGGAGATCAAGCACAGCACGTACTTCCGCTCCCTGGGGTTCGACCTCGAGGCCGAGGTCGTGCGGATCCTGCGCGAGCACCGGCTGAACTCCGCCGGCGCCCCCGTCGACGTGCAGTCCTTCGAGCTGACGAACCTCGTGCAGCTGCGGACCCGGTACGGGCTGCGGACCCCGACGGTGTTCCTCACGTCGGAGACGGGCGCCCCGGCGGACCTCGTCGCGGCGGGCGACCCGCGGCAGTACGCTGACCTGCTCGTCCCGTCGGCGCTGCGCGACCTGGCGCGGTACGTCGACCAGATCGGCCCGTCGCTCGTGCAGGTGACCTCCGACCTCGTCGACGACGCCCACGCGGCCGGGCTGCAGGTCGTGCCCTACACGCTGCGACCGGAGAACGAGTTCCTGCCCGCGCAGTTCCGGACGGGGGAGGACCCGGCCGACTGGGGACGCGTCCTGGACTACGCCGCCCAGCTGCTCGCGACGGGGATCGACGGGTTCTTCACCGACGCCCCGGACCTCGGCGTCCTCGCGCGGGACCAGCTGCGCGGCTGAGCGTCCTCCCCCGGGAGGACGAGGCGGTTCCACCCCGGGCACGATGTGCCGCCCCGTGCCCGCGGCCGATCCTGGACGGGTCGAGGTCGGGAACGGTGCGGAGGGGTGCGGAGATGGACGTGCAGGTGCTGGTGGGAGTGCTGGTGGGGATCGTCGGCGTCGCCGGCGCACTGCTCGTCGTCGTGGCGGCCGCGGCCGGCCGGTTCGCGCGGGAGGGGAGGGGCGAGGAGCAGTTGCTCGTCGCCCCGCGCGGCGCCCGGTTCGGGGACGCGACGGACCTGGTGCTCACGGCGGCCCGGGCGCAGGAGGTCCGGACGCGTGAGGACCGGGCCGTCACGGTCGTCCGGCTGGACGAGCACCGGCGGCGGCGCGGGGCCGCCACCGGCCACGCCGCCTGACACCCCCGTGGGGGACGGGGACGGGGCCTGACCCCGCGGCGGGAGGTTCCTCCCGCCGCGGGGCTGCCCGCACCCCCGGTTACTGCACCAGGGCGGTGGCGGCGTCCGCGGTCGCCTGCGGGACCGAGGGCAGGCCGCCGAAGATCCACCCGGTGCCCGAGGTGGTGTAGTTCGCCTTCTTGGCGCTCAGGTACGCCGAGGTGCTGGTGCCGAGGGAACCGTTGAAGTCGGTGAACAGCAGGGGAACCCCCTGGCTGCCCGCCACCGGTGCCGCGGCGAGGGCGTCGGCGGCCGTCGCGTCGGTCCCGCCCACGAGAGCCACGCTCTGGCTGTCGAAGTTCTCGTTGGCGATGGCGTCGTCGGCGATCTTCGACGCCGTCTCCTGGCGGTTGGTGCCCGCGATGCGTTCGGTGCCGCCGGCCTGGCTGTAGACGGCGTCCGAGACGGACGTGGAACTGCCCAGGACGACCCGGTTGGTCGTGCCCAGCTCCGTCAGCGCGTCCTTGGTGGCCGTCGGCAGCGACCCGGCCTCGGTGAGCAGGATCGGGTAGTTCCGGGCCCACGCGACCGGACCGGCCGCGAGCGCGTCGGCCGTGCTCGTGCCGCTGGCGATGAACACCTGCTCCGGGGCGTCCCCGGAGTCGTCGGCCTCGGCGACGAGCGCCGCGGTCGCGTAGCGGTCGGCGCCGGCGAGGCGGTGGACGGTCTTGCCGTCCGCCTTCCAGGCGTCCTCCTGCGCCTGGGAGACGCGGTTCGTGCCGCCGACGATCCAGACGTCCTTGGCGCCCAGGCGGTCGATCTCGGCCGACGTGACCGCCGGGACGGCGTTCGTGTCGGTGTAGAGGATGGGCGCCGACTTCAGGCCGGCCAGGTAGGAGGCCGTGAGGCCGTCGACCGTGGCGTACCCGTTGACGACGACGACGTCGGTGGCCGACCCGTCGACGGGTTCGAGCAGCTTGGACGCGGCGACGGCGGTGGCGAACCGGTCGGTGCCCGAGATGCGGTCGTCGAACGCGAAACCGGTGGCGGCCTGCGCGGGCAGTGCGGTGACGGCGGAGCCGAGACCGACGAGCAGGGCCACACCGGCAGCGGTGGCGAGGGTCTTCTTCATCGTGTTCTCCTGGGATCCGCGGGTCAGCTGGTGGCGATCTCGCCGTTGAGGCCGGCGGGGTAGAACCCGCCCTTGGTGACCCCGGTGCCCGGCGTCAGGTACACGATGTTCAGGACCTCCTGCGGTGACCGGCTGAACGCGATCCCGTTGGCGTCGGTCGGGACGAGGTTGGCCCGGCCGCCGGAACCCACGGTGATGCCCTGGTCCTTGTCGGCGCCTGCGCCGTCGAGGGAGTCGCGGGCGTCGGAGATGAGGTTCGTGGGGGTGTCCAACCCGTTCTCGTACAGCAGGGTGCGCACGATCCCGGAGTGGTAGGCCTCGACGGCGAGGATGCCGGCCGCGGCCTCGAGGTAGGCGGGGGTGGAGATGAGCGGGGCCGCACCCTTGTAGGCGGTGACCCCGACGTCCTCGAAGAGGAACGCGCCGAGGAGGAAGAACGCCTCGGAGGAGAACGGGTCGAACGTCTCACCCTGCTTGATGACACCGGCGGCGACGGCCGCTCCGGTGAAGGACTCCTGCAGGTTGATGGCCGGGCGGGAGACCGCGGCCGAGCCGAGGGCGGAGCGCAGGAACTTCACGTGCGCGATCTCGTCGTTGGCGATCTCCTCGGCGTAGTAGCGCATCGCCTTGGACTTGAAGGGGACGCGGTGCCCGCCGGTGACCCCGCCCTGGGTGCCGGTCCCGGTGGCGAGGGCGTCGGCGAGGCCGTGGCCGTAGGCGGCGTAGCAGTAGAACTCGGCTTCGAGGTACTCGAGGTTCAGGGCGAAGTTGAGGACGCTGCCCTCGCTGGGGGTCGCCGCCGAGGCGGACTCGGCCGTGGAGGCCCCCACGAGCCCGGCGCCGACGGCGCCGGCGGACAGCAGGCCCATGCCGCGCAGGAAGTTCCTGCGGTCGGCGGGGGTCTCGGAACTGCGGTTGATCATGTCGACGAGGAGGGACTTCTTGAACATGGGCAGCCTTTGAGGTCTGGGCGCCAAGGCTCGACGCCGGTGCTCGACGCGGCAGGTGTCACGTCGTCGTGATCGGACGTCCGGTGTTCGGAGCGGTCGGCCCGGTGGATGGGTCGTGGTCGTGACTCCTCGGACGAACCGTGATCAGCCTGCCCTGCCGATCACGATCCGTCTACCCAGCGTCATGCTCCGACTACAGAAGGCTCATGAAGCGCCGCGCGACCTCGTCGTCACGGGCGTGTCGGGCTGGAGGAGGGGGGCGATCCGGTCCCAGCGGGCGATCTGACAGCCGTCGTTGCGGGCGTAGCGCGCGTCGACCCGTTCCCCGCGCCACGTGCCGGTGACCGTCGCCGTCTGCGCGCCGCCGTAGACCTGCGTGCAGGCCATGTCCTTCGGGACGGGCGCCCAGGGCGACTTCGCCGCGGCGATCGCGTCGCACGCGTTCTGGGCGTCCGGGTGGTCCCCGCCGACGACGCCGTCGGCGCACGTCAGGGTCCACGTGGTCTGCGCCCCCGTGCCGTCGTCGACCACGACGGTCAACGTGTCCCCGGACGTCGCCGCGGCGCTGCCCGACGGGGTGCTGTCCGACGGGGTGCTGTCCGACGGGGTGCTGGAGGGAGTGCTGCTCGTCACCGGTGCTCCTGCCTGCTGGTCACCGCAGGCCGCGAGCAGACCGAGCCCCACCGCCAGGAGGGCGGCGGCACCGGTCCGGGCGCTGCGGTGGACGGTCCTGCGTTCGGTCACGGGACTACGACGCCCGCGGCCGCGGGACGGTTCCCGTCCGGTCGGCACGTGACGGGTGACAGGGGCGCCACGCCCGCGTTACGGTGGGGATTTCGCTCGATCCGGGTTCTCCCCGCGTCACCACGGACATCGTCCCGCGGGCGCCCTCGTGATCGCAACGTTGTTGTCGCGCACCGGTTCCGGCAGAATCGACGGTCGATCCGATGGAGGAACCGTGTCCGAGCACGCCCCGGACGAGGTGCTGACCGCCGAGCAGCGGCACCTCGACCACGCCCGCGCCGAACTCGCCCGCATGCGGGCCCACACCCTGTCCCTCGTCGACTCCCTCGCCCCCGGTCACGCCGGCGACGCCGGCGCCGACGAGGCCCTCGGCTGGACGCTGCACCGCCGCGCCGCCAGCCTCGTCGACGACCCGTCCACCACGCTGTTCTTCGGCCGCACCGACCACGACGACGGCCAGAGCCTGCACATCGGCCGTCGGCACGTCACCGACTCCGCCGGCGACCCGGTCGTCGTCGACTGGCGCGCCGACGTCTCCCGCGGGTTCTACCGCGCGACCCGCGACGACCGCGCCGGCGTGCGGTTGCGCCGCCGGTTCGGCGTCGAGCAGGGCCGCCTGACGGCCTACGAGGACGAGCACCTCACCGACGAGTCCGAGGTGGACTCCTCCTCGGACATCCTGGCCCGCGAGATCGAGCGTCCGCGCTCGGGCCCGATGCGCGACATCGTCGCCACCATCCAGCCCGAGCAGGACGCCCTCGTCCGCGCCGACGCCCAGACGACGGTCTGCGTCCAGGGAGCCCCCGGCACGGGGAAGACGGCCGTCGGCCTGCACCGCGCCGCGTGGCTGCTGTACGCGCACCGGGAACGCTTGACGCGGCAGGGCGTCCTCGTCATCGGTCCGAACCGCGCGTTCCTGCAGCACATCTCGGCGGTCCTGCCGGCCCTCGGCGAGGTCGAGGTGGACCAGCGGACGGTCGACGAACTCCTGACGGCGGCGACCGAGGGAAGCAGGGAGGTCCGCGTCCGCGGCACCGAACCGCCCGAGGTGGGGACCCTCAAGGGCGACGGGCGGATGGCCGAGGTCGTCCGCCGCGCCGTCTGGGCGGCGGTGGGGGACCCCGCGCAGGTGCTGGAGTCGGGCGCGGTGGTCGTGACGCGCGGTTCCCGGCGCTGGCGCGTCCCCGGGTACGTCGTCCGCGAACTCCTCGACGAGCTGACCGGTCGCGGGATCCGCTACGGGGCGGCGGCTGCCCTGCTGCCGCAGCGGCTCGCGCACTCCGTCCTGCAGCTGCTCGAGGCGGCCGGGGACTCCCCGGACGACGTCGTCCAGGACGCCGTCGCCCGCAGCGCCGAGGTCAAGCGGGCGGTCAAGGCGCTCATGCCGGCCCAGGACCCGGCGAAGGTCCTGCACCGGGTGCTGTCCGACGCGGAGTTCCTGCGCGCGTGCTCCGACGGGGTCCTCACCGACGCCGAACGGGACCTGCTCGCCTGGCCCGTGCCGCCGCGCACGGCGGGTTCGGCGAAGTGGACCGCGGCGGACGCGGTGCTGCTCGACGAGGTGCGGGACCAGCTGCAGCGCACGCCGTCCCGGGCGCACGTCGTCCTCGACGAGGCGCAGGACCTGTCCGCCATGCAGTTGCGCGCCGTCGGCCGCCGGTGCAGCACGGGCGCGGCGACGGTGCTCGGCGACATCGCGCAGGGCACGACGCCGTGGGCGGCCCGCAGCTGGGACGACGTCCTGGTCCACCTCGGCAAACCCGACGGCGAGCTCGAGGTCCTCGACCGGGGTTTCCGCGTCCCCGCGGCCGTCATCGACTACGCGGCGAGGTTGTTGCCCCGCATCGCGCCGGACCTCACCGTCCCCCGGTCCGTCCGGACCGATCCCGGTCTGCTGGAAGTCCTCCGCGTCGAGGACCCCGTCGTGCAGGCGGCCCGGACGGTGCGCGAGCTCGCCGACCTCGAGGGTTCCGTGGGGGTCGTGGTGGCGTCCGCCGTGGTCGAGGACGTGGCCCGGGAACTGAGCGCGCAGGGCCTGGAGTTCTCCCGGCTCGACGACCCCGACCCCGACCAGCAGCGGATCTCCCTCGTCCCCGCGCCGCTGGTCAAGGGCCTGGAGTTCGACCGCGTCGTCGTCGTGGAACCCGCGGCCGTGGTGGCCGGGGAACCCGACGAGCGCACCGGTCTGCGGCGCCTCTACGTGAGCCTGACGCGTGCGGTGAGCGCGATGGTCGTGCTGCACCGCGAGGACCTCCCCGCCGAACTCGTCGGCGGCTGACCCGCTGCCTGCCTGCCCCCGCCTGAGTTCGGGCGCGGGGTCACCCCGTGCGTGGTGATGGGGTGCGGGGTCACCCCGAGCCGCCCGTGCCGCCCCTTGCCGCGGTGGTCGGCCGACGGGTTCGGGTATGGGGTCACCCCGTACGCGGTGATGGGGTGCGGGGTCACCCCGTGCCGCCCGGGCCTGGGTGAGAGACCGACGGGTTTTGGCGCGGGGTCACCCCGTGCCCGACCGGGTCAGTGCTCGAACAGTGCGCTGACCGACTCCCCCTCGTGGATCCGCCGGATCGCGGCGGCGAGCGCCGGGGCGACGGAGATGACGGACAACCCCTCGCGCGGGCCGCCGCGCAGGGGGACCGTGTCGGTGCAGACGACCTCGTCGATGTCGGGGTGGGCCAGCAGCCGGTCGAGGGCGTCGCCGGCGAAGATCCCGTGCGTGCAGACGACGCGGATGCTGCGGGCCTGCAGTTCCGTGAGGCGGTCGGTGAGTTCGAAC
This sequence is a window from Kineococcus endophyticus. Protein-coding genes within it:
- a CDS encoding SSI family serine proteinase inhibitor, which produces MTERRTVHRSARTGAAALLAVGLGLLAACGDQQAGAPVTSSTPSSTPSDSTPSDSTPSGSAAATSGDTLTVVVDDGTGAQTTWTLTCADGVVGGDHPDAQNACDAIAAAKSPWAPVPKDMACTQVYGGAQTATVTGTWRGERVDARYARNDGCQIARWDRIAPLLQPDTPVTTRSRGAS
- a CDS encoding TMEM165/GDT1 family protein; protein product: MDLAVLAASFLPILLLELPDKTFVATLVLATRFRPLTAWVGVGLAFAVQCLIAVVAGRLLAQLPERPVAAVAAVLFAVGAVTLFRGAAKAKQAGQEARSEYEAKVGAGRSGWRGVLTCFGVIFLAEWGDLSQLFTAGLAARYDDPVSVFVGSWAALLVVAGLAAALGSTIVRRLSVATVSRIGGVVCAVLAVVTALEVVGVPLPV
- a CDS encoding ferritin-like domain-containing protein, translating into MFKKSLLVDMINRSSETPADRRNFLRGMGLLSAGAVGAGLVGASTAESASAATPSEGSVLNFALNLEYLEAEFYCYAAYGHGLADALATGTGTQGGVTGGHRVPFKSKAMRYYAEEIANDEIAHVKFLRSALGSAAVSRPAINLQESFTGAAVAAGVIKQGETFDPFSSEAFFLLGAFLFEDVGVTAYKGAAPLISTPAYLEAAAGILAVEAYHSGIVRTLLYENGLDTPTNLISDARDSLDGAGADKDQGITVGSGGRANLVPTDANGIAFSRSPQEVLNIVYLTPGTGVTKGGFYPAGLNGEIATS
- a CDS encoding Fpg/Nei family DNA glycosylase; this translates as MPELPEVEALAAFLRERMTGRVVAKVEVGAINVLKTYDPPPTALQGLLVTGVDRHGKWLDVDVDGLHLAIHLSRAGWLRWSDALPKTPLRPSGKNPVALRVRLAPEDDEDPDSPPGFDLTEAGTQKRLAVHVVKDVAQVPGIASLGPDPLDDSFDLDAFRALLSGSRQQVKGLLREQSVLAGVGNAYSDEVLHVAKLSPYASAGKLPAADVERLYEALRTTLRDAVAAASGKPAKELKDAKRAGMRVHGRTGQPCPVCGDVVREVSFADRSMQYCATCQTGGKPLADRRLSRLLK
- a CDS encoding cell wall-binding repeat-containing protein — its product is MKKTLATAAGVALLVGLGSAVTALPAQAATGFAFDDRISGTDRFATAVAASKLLEPVDGSATDVVVVNGYATVDGLTASYLAGLKSAPILYTDTNAVPAVTSAEIDRLGAKDVWIVGGTNRVSQAQEDAWKADGKTVHRLAGADRYATAALVAEADDSGDAPEQVFIASGTSTADALAAGPVAWARNYPILLTEAGSLPTATKDALTELGTTNRVVLGSSTSVSDAVYSQAGGTERIAGTNRQETASKIADDAIANENFDSQSVALVGGTDATAADALAAAPVAGSQGVPLLFTDFNGSLGTSTSAYLSAKKANYTTSGTGWIFGGLPSVPQATADAATALVQ
- a CDS encoding HelD family protein; translation: MSEHAPDEVLTAEQRHLDHARAELARMRAHTLSLVDSLAPGHAGDAGADEALGWTLHRRAASLVDDPSTTLFFGRTDHDDGQSLHIGRRHVTDSAGDPVVVDWRADVSRGFYRATRDDRAGVRLRRRFGVEQGRLTAYEDEHLTDESEVDSSSDILAREIERPRSGPMRDIVATIQPEQDALVRADAQTTVCVQGAPGTGKTAVGLHRAAWLLYAHRERLTRQGVLVIGPNRAFLQHISAVLPALGEVEVDQRTVDELLTAATEGSREVRVRGTEPPEVGTLKGDGRMAEVVRRAVWAAVGDPAQVLESGAVVVTRGSRRWRVPGYVVRELLDELTGRGIRYGAAAALLPQRLAHSVLQLLEAAGDSPDDVVQDAVARSAEVKRAVKALMPAQDPAKVLHRVLSDAEFLRACSDGVLTDAERDLLAWPVPPRTAGSAKWTAADAVLLDEVRDQLQRTPSRAHVVLDEAQDLSAMQLRAVGRRCSTGAATVLGDIAQGTTPWAARSWDDVLVHLGKPDGELEVLDRGFRVPAAVIDYAARLLPRIAPDLTVPRSVRTDPGLLEVLRVEDPVVQAARTVRELADLEGSVGVVVASAVVEDVARELSAQGLEFSRLDDPDPDQQRISLVPAPLVKGLEFDRVVVVEPAAVVAGEPDERTGLRRLYVSLTRAVSAMVVLHREDLPAELVGG
- a CDS encoding glycerophosphodiester phosphodiesterase family protein encodes the protein MSADLRPSRRTVLSATAVLGGLASVPLTAGPSSAAATHRPGHGWPSPFVVGHRGASAYRPEHTVASWELAARLGADVVEPDLVPTKDGVLVCRHEPEISGTTDVADHPEFADRRTTKTIDGVEYTGWFTPDFTLAELRTLRAVERLPELRQHNTVYDGLWCVPTFEEALDTRQRLSRELGRTIGIIPEIKHSTYFRSLGFDLEAEVVRILREHRLNSAGAPVDVQSFELTNLVQLRTRYGLRTPTVFLTSETGAPADLVAAGDPRQYADLLVPSALRDLARYVDQIGPSLVQVTSDLVDDAHAAGLQVVPYTLRPENEFLPAQFRTGEDPADWGRVLDYAAQLLATGIDGFFTDAPDLGVLARDQLRG